One window from the genome of Nicotiana tomentosiformis chromosome 5, ASM39032v3, whole genome shotgun sequence encodes:
- the LOC138892605 gene encoding uncharacterized protein → MTLSMSCLPQLEWRGALDYISSMVISFLTAHRMVEKGCDAYLAYVRDVSFDTVESVPVVRDYPDAFLTDLPGMPRNRDIDFGIDLLLGTQSISIPTYHMASAELKELKEQLQELVDKGFIQPSVSP, encoded by the coding sequence atGACGTTGTCTATGTCATGTCTACCgcagttagagtggagaggtgctTTAGATTATATTTCTAGCATGGTTATTTCATTTCTAACGGCTcatcggatggttgagaaggggtgtgatgcgtatctggcatatgtgagagatgtcagttttgataccgtcgagtcagttccggtagtgagggattatccagatgcaTTCCTgacggatcttccgggcatgccgcgtaacagagatatcgactttggtattgatttgttactgggcactcagtccatttctattccaaccTATCATATGGCCTCAgcggagttgaaagagttaaaggaacagttgcaggagttggttgataagggcttcattcagcccagtgtgtcaccttag